The sequence below is a genomic window from Salicibibacter cibarius.
AATGGTTTTCTTAATTTTTTATTTAAAGATTTTTCGTGTTTTTTCGCTAATGCATTTTTCCGCGGCAACAGGCGTTCTTCACGTTAGAGAACTTGGCTTTCGCCAAGCTTTGATGGCAAAAACCTTAGTTGCACCTATGCAGGTAAGAAAGTTGATTTATACTTTCTTACCTGCCAAGTTAAACACACTTATAGCATCATCCCTTTGACAACGAAGAAAATCCGAATTGTTTTATTCTTATTCACCTATTCACGTAATCATGATTATAATGTATCCTTGTTCATATAATAATCAATGGTTAGATAATTGTGCACCGATTTTGAAAAACTTTTTTTAAAAGACCTTTCGGCGACCATTAAAGTCCTTGTAGGCGTTTGAAGAAAGATGGACAAATGTGCTAGATTAAAGTAAGGATGAATAGGACTTCATATTTTCGAACCGAAAAGAGGTAGAAGCTTGGACAAAAAAGCAATTCAAACGATCCGTATGATGAGATATTTTATAGATGCCACCGTTCAAATCATTGAAGAGGAAGGCATTGAAAATGTCACAATCCGCAAAGTGTCCGATTTGGCCGGCTACAACAGCGCGACCATTTACAATTACTTTAGCGAACTTTCTCACCTGATCTTTTATTCTTCGTTGAAGATTTTAAAACGATATACTTCAGCGCTCCCTGCCTATATGGCGAAAGGAACCAATCCGCAGGAAAGATTTTTGCTCATGTGGGAATGTTTTTGCCAATATAGCTTTGCTGAACCGCACATCTATCATGCCATTTTCTCCTCGGATGTGGGGGGCGGATCCAAGGAACTGATGGATGAGTATTACGATCAGTTCCCGGATGATCTTGACGATTTGCCTCCCGATTTAAAACCGATGTTTTTGGAATTTGACATGACAACGAGGGAACGCATCGCAATGGAGGAGTGCATTCAAGCGGGGTATATTAAGGAAGAAAACGCCGAACACGTACAGGAAATGATAAAACTGACCTGGCAGGGGATGCTGACGCTTGTTCTCAATCGGAGATATGACTACTCCTGGGAGACAGCAACGGAAATTACGATGGCATATATTAAGGAAATCTTAGAAAATGCCAATTCCTTTTCCTTTGATTTTACTTTGGATCGCCGGGGATGGATGAGCTGAATTCGCCGAATAGAAGAAAAGGACAGAGAAAAGGTATTTACACCTTTTCTCTGTCCTTTTACACGTGCTGAGGCTTCTTGCTAACCCCTTAGCTCCACAGTTCAAATTCTTTCACTGCTGCCTCAGCCACTTGCACATCATGAGCAACCGTGCTGCCGCTTACACCAACGGCGCCAAGCACTTTTCCGTCTTTAACGAGCGGGATCCCGCCGCCGAAGACGACAATTTTTCCTTGGTTCGTCGTGTTTAAACCATAAAGTTCGGCATTAGGCACCGTGGCCTCCGCCAAATTGGAAGTCGGCATTTTAAGCGCCACAGATGTCCACGCTTTATTTTGTGCGATATCGACACTGGCGAGCCACGCATCATCCATCCGATGGGTGGCGATCAGGTTACCACCCTCGTCCATAATCGAAATGACCATCGATACACCAATGTTCTGTGATTCACGTTCAGCGGCCTCGATCAAGGTTTTTGCCGCGTTTAAGTTTAATGTGCTCATTACAAATCCCCTCCTAATGTGGTTGAATTTTCATAAATAATTGTCACTTGCATCCATTATGGACGGTACATCAGGTAAAATGACTGTGATTGATAGCCTCGATCATTTAAAATGATACCTGATCAGCGCTGTCGTCCTTATTTTCCTTTGAGTTCTCGAACACATTTCTGATACTTTTCATAATCATTAGAGCCAATGAGATTAACCCTGCAACACCCCCATTAATGACATAAACACATCCAGTGATTTTGCCAGAGTACCCGAATGTAGCAAGGATCAATTCTCTAGCAAATTGAATGAATGTAATAGAATTCTTTGCACAGTTTGTTGTTCACAAACTATGCAAAGAATTACTATAATGAACTTCCTACACGCACACCTTCCGAGACAGCATCATTTAATCGGCGGGGGGAAACGGCATCACCGATAAGCTGAACGGCAAGTTCCGGGGCAGCCGACTTTAGCTGATCCAACAAACGATTGTCCCCTTCTTCGTAACCGATGAAGATGATCATCTCATCTTTTTCAATATCCCTCTTTGATTCCGACCACGTGTCCTCCAATACATGATAGCCTTCTTTTGTTGTGAGCAAATGTTTATTTGGAGACATTGTCACATTCTTTTCTGTCAATAACCGGTATAGTTCAGGCTTTTGCATTTCATCCAAATCTTCTGCCACCGACCATAATGGTGTAGCAATTTCAACTTGGGAAGCGCCTTTTTCAGCTACAAAGTGAGCGACGCTACTCCCTCTAAATTTTCCTTCCCGATCATAGATTAATACTTTACTATCGGCGTTGATCGAAACCTTGTCATCAAACAGCTCAACATCCGTTACATAATGGTCATTTCTGGAATTAGCCCCCGTAGCAAGCACGATGTCATCAGGATTTAAAAGCAAGACATTGTCAGTCGTTCCTTTTGTATTAAGGTGAACATTTACGCCCAGCCGGTCCAACTCTTGCTCTAGCCATTTAATGTGCCTCCCATAATGCGGGCGTTCGGAAGCCATCGCAGCAAAATATACTTTCCCTCCCAGTTTGTCCGTGCCTTCCAGCAGATGAACCTCATGCCCGCGCATGGCTGATACGCGGGCGGCCTCCATCCCCGCCGGACCGCCACCGACAATAACGACTTTACGTTGCTGCTGTGCAGGCATGAGATACTCCAAGGAATCATCAGCCATCGCAGGATTCACCGTACAAATAACCGGCATTCCCGAGTATAATCTGCCGATACATTCACCACATGCGATACACGGTCTTATTCGAGAGAGCTCCCCTTTTTGTGCCAGCTGTGGCATATCAGGATCCGCGATAATAGCCCTTGTCATACCAACAAGATCACAATCTTCATTCGTCAGAGCATCTTCCGCCTGGCTGGGGTCGAGATTACGTCCAGCAACTAAAACAGGGACCGAAAGCTGCGCTTTCATCTTTTTCGCCACATGATTATAGGTGCCCCTTGCAAACGTATCTCCGGGAACAACCGCAGCCTGGGCGTTGTAGGTTGCACCGGTCCCGCCGCTAATGCTAAACATATCAATGCATCCTAAATCATCAAGTGTCCGGGCAATGTCGCG
It includes:
- a CDS encoding TetR/AcrR family transcriptional regulator, which gives rise to MDKKAIQTIRMMRYFIDATVQIIEEEGIENVTIRKVSDLAGYNSATIYNYFSELSHLIFYSSLKILKRYTSALPAYMAKGTNPQERFLLMWECFCQYSFAEPHIYHAIFSSDVGGGSKELMDEYYDQFPDDLDDLPPDLKPMFLEFDMTTRERIAMEECIQAGYIKEENAEHVQEMIKLTWQGMLTLVLNRRYDYSWETATEITMAYIKEILENANSFSFDFTLDRRGWMS
- a CDS encoding GlcG/HbpS family heme-binding protein; this encodes MSTLNLNAAKTLIEAAERESQNIGVSMVISIMDEGGNLIATHRMDDAWLASVDIAQNKAWTSVALKMPTSNLAEATVPNAELYGLNTTNQGKIVVFGGGIPLVKDGKVLGAVGVSGSTVAHDVQVAEAAVKEFELWS
- a CDS encoding FAD-dependent oxidoreductase translates to MTTATDLQTLFSPLKIGNKKAKNRIVSTSHAVAWDNGTGLINDRHVRYHERKAAGGAGIIMTFGSASVYEESAASYGSVSLWNEENEPLLKDLADRVHAHGALIMSQATHMGRRADSSVSGRPIQAPSAVPEGVHREIPHVMRTEEIPPIVQSFAEAAERLERCGWDGIEITSFSGHLIEQFWSPTLNHRTDRYGGDFAGRMRFSIEVIQAVRKAVSNDFIIAFRMAADPKTDALGLDQGDMRDIARTLDDLGCIDMFSISGGTGATYNAQAAVVPGDTFARGTYNHVAKKMKAQLSVPVLVAGRNLDPSQAEDALTNEDCDLVGMTRAIIADPDMPQLAQKGELSRIRPCIACGECIGRLYSGMPVICTVNPAMADDSLEYLMPAQQQRKVVIVGGGPAGMEAARVSAMRGHEVHLLEGTDKLGGKVYFAAMASERPHYGRHIKWLEQELDRLGVNVHLNTKGTTDNVLLLNPDDIVLATGANSRNDHYVTDVELFDDKVSINADSKVLIYDREGKFRGSSVAHFVAEKGASQVEIATPLWSVAEDLDEMQKPELYRLLTEKNVTMSPNKHLLTTKEGYHVLEDTWSESKRDIEKDEMIIFIGYEEGDNRLLDQLKSAAPELAVQLIGDAVSPRRLNDAVSEGVRVGSSL